GCCAGTGCACGCCCTGCCGCGAGGGGACGGAATGGCTGAGAAAGATCCTGCGCCGCATCGAAAACGGCCAGGGCCGCGAGGGAGACCTCGACCTGATCCTGGAGCTCTGCGACAACATGATGGGAAAGACGATCTGTCCCCTGGCAGACGCCGCGGGGATGCCGGCAATCTCCTTCATCGGCAAGTTCCGGGAGGAGTTCGAACATCACATACGGGAGAAGAGGTGTCTCGACAGTGAGATCGAGATATAGAAAACGTACGCTCGGTGTGGGTGAGGGATGCTGAAGGTAACGATCAACGAAAAGACCTGTGAGGTTAAGACGGGCACGACGGTTCTTCAGGCTGCACAGAAAGCGGGAATCGAGATTCCCCACTTCTGCTACCACCCCCGCCTGTCGATCGCCGGAAACTGCAGGGTGTGCCTGGTGGAGCTGGAAAACACGCCCAAGCTCCAGACGGCCTGCTCCACGCTCTGCGCCGACGGGATGGTCGTGCGCACCGACACGGAGAGGGTGAAAAAGGCCGTCACCGGGGTGCTCGAGTTTCTCCTCATCAACCATCCTGTCGATTGCCCTGTCTGCGACCAGGCGGGAGAGTGCGGCCTGCAGGATTACTACATGAAGTTCGGTCTTCACGGGAGCCGCTTCGCCCTCGAGGACAAGGAGCGGAAGTTCAAGGCAAAGGATATCGGGGGACTCATCATCCTCGATTCCGAGCGGTGCGTGCTCTGCACGCGGTGCATGCGCTTTCTGAGGGAAGTGGTGGGCACCGATGAGCTGAATATCTTTCACCGCGGGTCCCACTCGTCGATAGACATCTACCCGGGAAGGCCACTTGAAAACCGGTACACGTGCAACCTCGCCGAGGTGTGTCCCGTTGGC
This genomic interval from Deltaproteobacteria bacterium contains the following:
- a CDS encoding 2Fe-2S iron-sulfur cluster binding domain-containing protein; this encodes MLKVTINEKTCEVKTGTTVLQAAQKAGIEIPHFCYHPRLSIAGNCRVCLVELENTPKLQTACSTLCADGMVVRTDTERVKKAVTGVLEFLLINHPVDCPVCDQAGECGLQDYYMKFGLHGSRFALEDKERKFKAKDIGGLIILDSERCVLCTRCMRFLREVVGTDELNIFHRGSHSSIDIYPGRPLENRYTCNLAEVCPVGALTDRDFRFQCRVWFL
- a CDS encoding NADH-quinone oxidoreductase subunit F (part of NADH-ubiquinone oxidoreductase complex I; shuttles electrons from NADH, via FMN and iron-sulfur (Fe-S) centers, to quinones in the respiratory chain; NuoF is part of the soluble NADH dehydrogenase fragment, which represents the electron input part of NADH dehydrogenase) — protein: TMAGSAAIIVIPAGVCMVKALLILADFYSHESCGQCTPCREGTEWLRKILRRIENGQGREGDLDLILELCDNMMGKTICPLADAAGMPAISFIGKFREEFEHHIREKRCLDSEIEI